Within Argonema galeatum A003/A1, the genomic segment GGTGCATCGTTGATCCCATCTCCAACCATTGCGACAATCTTTCCTTCTGCTTGCAGATTTTCGACTTCAATCGCTTTTCGCTCGGGACGAACTTCTGCAATTACTCGTTCGATCCCAACTTCTCGTGCAATTACTTCAGCCGTGCGGCGATTGTCTCCAGTTAACATCACCACTTCTAAACCCATCTTTTGCAAAGTACGAATCGCATTTGCAGAAGATGGTTTGACAGCATCAGAAATTCCCATAATAGCCTGAATTTTGCGATCTACAGCTATCCAAATGACAGTTTTGCCGAGATATTCCAATCTGTCCCAATCTTGTCGCAATATGCCAGTATCAATAGCTAACTCATTCATCCAGCGTTGCGTACCAATTTGTACTAATTGATTTAATACATATCCTTGCACGCCACTACCTGCGATCGCTTCAAATTCCTGCGCTTCTATTAATTCCACACCCTGAGATTTGGCATATTGTACCACAGCTTCGGCAAGAGGATGTTCTGAATTTCGTTCGACTCCCGCCGAAGAGCGCAATAGTTTTATCTCGTTACTATTTGCCGTGCCATTAACTGCTACGAAATCCGTAACTGTCGGCTTGCCTTGCGTAATAGTGCCAGTTTTGTCAAGCACAATAGTTTGCAATTTATGTGCCAATTCCAGACTTTCTGCACCTTTAATTAGGATGCCATTTTCTGCACCTTTTCCTGTACCCACCATGATGGAGGTTGGCGTTGCTAAACCAAGCGCACAAGGACAGGCGATAATCAGAACACCGACTGTATTAATCAACGCCATCGTGAAATTGCCCATGACGTTGTACCAGAGGATGAAGGTTGCTAGAGCGATCGCAATCACCGCAGGTACAAACCATCCCGTAACTTGGTCTGCCAATCGCTGAATCGGCGCTTTGGAACCCTGAGCTTGCTGTACCAATTGCACAATTTGTGCTAAAAATGTATCTTTGCCAACTCGTGTAGTTCGGAATTTGAAGCTCCCAGTTTTGTTAATAGTGGCTCCAATTACTTCATCACCAGGTTGTTTTTTCACAGCGACACTTTCGCCCGTCACCATTGCTTCATCAATAGTTGACGAGCCATCAATAATCTCTCCATCTACGGGAATTTTCTCACCCGGACGCACTAGAATGATATCGCCCAAAACCACTTCAGCAATTGGGATATCTACTTCTCTCCCATTGCGGATCGCACGAGCAGTTTTTGCTTGCAAACCAATCAGCTTGCGAATAGCGTCTGAGGTTTGTCCTTTGGCGCGATTTTCCAGCAATCTTCCCAACAAAATTAAGGTAATGATGACAGCAGCCGCTTCGTAATATACATCTGCTGTTAACCCTTGTGCGGTGAAGAATCTTGGGAAAAAGGTGGCAAAGATAGAATATAGATAAGCAGAGCCAGTCCCCATCGCGACCAACGTATCCATCGTTGCCGCATGGCGTTTGAGGGCTTTCCAGGCGTTAATATAGAAGGAGGCACCACACCAGAACTGCACCGGCATCGTCAGCACCAATTGCAGCCAGGGATTGTGCAACCACGTGGAAATAAAGGGAATAGAAAATCCTATCATCATTCCCAATACCAAGATGGCACTAACAATTCCGCCGACCCAAACTTTCTGGACTAATTGCCGAGTTTCTGCTTTTCGTTCCCGCTGTTCCCTATCGTCTTCTGGGGCAAATAAATCCTCCTGTTGCATTGCCTTAGCAGAATATCCAGCCGTATCAACGGCATCCTCAATCGCTTCTGTATTAGTTCTTTTGGGGTCGTAGGTAACACTTGCTTGTTCGACACCGAAATTAACGCTGCATTCTCCGACACCCGGAATAGAGCGAATTGCGTTTTCTATAGTGTTTGCACAGGAGGCACAACTCATACCACGCAGTTTGAAGGTTGCACTATCCATTGTTCACCTCGTTTAAGAGAGTCTACTTGCACGTCGCAGTAACTCTATGTTGCAGTCTCCAGTCTACTGGAGAGTCAAGGGGGTAAACGAAAAATTTTGCTCCCAATCCACATTTTGCACCTTATGTCCTTACGCATCGGTTACCTAAAAAATTCCTGTTCTTATTCTTATCTGCGTTCATCTGCGTTCCAGAGTCTTCATCTGCGGTAAAAATTTAACCGACGATAACAACAGAAAATTTGACGATGCAACCAGACAATATATCAATTGTAGAGACGTTTCATGAAACGTCTTTACAGCAGTTCGAGTTACGAAAGAACCAATT encodes:
- a CDS encoding heavy metal translocating P-type ATPase — its product is MDSATFKLRGMSCASCANTIENAIRSIPGVGECSVNFGVEQASVTYDPKRTNTEAIEDAVDTAGYSAKAMQQEDLFAPEDDREQRERKAETRQLVQKVWVGGIVSAILVLGMMIGFSIPFISTWLHNPWLQLVLTMPVQFWCGASFYINAWKALKRHAATMDTLVAMGTGSAYLYSIFATFFPRFFTAQGLTADVYYEAAAVIITLILLGRLLENRAKGQTSDAIRKLIGLQAKTARAIRNGREVDIPIAEVVLGDIILVRPGEKIPVDGEIIDGSSTIDEAMVTGESVAVKKQPGDEVIGATINKTGSFKFRTTRVGKDTFLAQIVQLVQQAQGSKAPIQRLADQVTGWFVPAVIAIALATFILWYNVMGNFTMALINTVGVLIIACPCALGLATPTSIMVGTGKGAENGILIKGAESLELAHKLQTIVLDKTGTITQGKPTVTDFVAVNGTANSNEIKLLRSSAGVERNSEHPLAEAVVQYAKSQGVELIEAQEFEAIAGSGVQGYVLNQLVQIGTQRWMNELAIDTGILRQDWDRLEYLGKTVIWIAVDRKIQAIMGISDAVKPSSANAIRTLQKMGLEVVMLTGDNRRTAEVIAREVGIERVIAEVRPERKAIEVENLQAEGKIVAMVGDGINDAPALAQADVGMAIGTGTDVAIAASDITLISGDLRGIVTAIQLSRATMQNIRQNLFFAFIYNVAGIPIAAGILFPIFGWLLSPTIAGAAMAFSSVSVVTNALRLRNFQPKMLG